Part of the Enterobacter pseudoroggenkampii genome, CGTATCCCCCTTTCGCCATCAGGCTGACCATTTCATCCGACGTGGCTGCCGTTTTGACGTTGACCGCACACCCGGTCTCTTTTTCAAACTGGGTGACCCAGTCGTAGTTTTTATCCGTCTGTCCCCGCTCGATGTATCCCGGCCAGGCGATAATATCCAGTCGGCCTTCCCCGTCGCCAATGGCCTTGGGGGGTTCTGCGGCTTGCGCTGTCATGATAGTCATGCCGAGCGCACACAGGCTGCTGCGGGCAAAATTTTTGCTCATAAGAGTTACTCCTGTCGCAATGAAATTTAGCGGCAGCCGTGCCGTAAAAATATCTCCCTTATTAAACGTAGACCGCGCAAATGCGCCGCACCGTACGGCTTCAGGAAATTTCATCAAGGTGTGACCGAGGGCGCATTCCCCGTTAACTGGATTATAGACAAGGAGTTAGGCGCGAGAGACGGTATGCAGATTTCCTATGACAGGTCACCGCGAAATATTCGCAGTGCCGTCATCAGGATAAGAATTGATTATTTAAATAACGGAGAAAGGATTATTCCAGCATCGTGCTAATTAATTTCCCTAACTGAATGACCGCCTGCTCTTCCCGCTCTCCCCAGGCCCAGGAGGTATTAAAACGAAAGAATGGCGTCCATGCGTCAGAGGTAGAAAACATCTTTCCGGGAGCAATGCTGATGTGGTGCGTTAAGGCCTTTTCGCTCAGCAGCCCCGCATCCAGCTGTGCCGGAAGCTCCAGCCACAAAAAATAGCCGCTGTCGTTATGGTGAATTTTGACGCCGGCAGGCATATGGCGCAGAAGTGACTGCCAGGCCTGCTGCTTTCGCTCGGCCAGCGTACGCCGCAGGCGGCGCAGGTGAGCGTCGTAGCGTTTGGTCGCCAGGTAATCCACCAGCGCCAGCTGCATGGGAGAACTGGTTGAGAGCGTGCTCATCAGCTGTAGCTGCTGAATGCGCCGCGCGTGTTTTCCTGCCGCCACCCAGCCGATGCGAAAACCGGCCACCAGACATTTTGAAAAGGACGAGCAGTGAAGCGTCATGTCCTGACGATCCCACGCTTTCGCCGGGAGCGGCTTATCGCGGCCAAAATAGAGCTCGCTGTAGACATCGTCTTCAATCAAGGGGACATTGTGCTGCGTTAACAGCGCGACAAGCTGCGCTTTTTTCTCCGCGCTCAGCGTGAAGCCGAGCGGGTTCTGGCTGTTGGTCATGATCCAGCAGGCTTTAACCGGGTACTCATTCAGCGCCTGTTCAAGGGCATTCAGGTCAATCCCCTCGCGGACGTCTGTCGCAATCGACAACGCCTTAAGCTTCAGGCGTTCCAGCGCCTGCAGCGCGCCGTAGAAACAGGGGTTTTCGACGATCACCCAGTCGCCAGGCTCGGTCACCGCCTGCAGGCTGAGATTCAGCGCCTCGAGGGCGCCTGCGGTGATCACGATCTCTTCCGGGGAGATGTTCATCCCCTGCTGCGCGTAACGACGGGCAATGGCGTGGCGGAGATCGACGTTACCCGGCGGCAGGTTCTCAATCACGCTCATCGCCGTCGCGGTTTTACTGACGTTCGCCAGCGAGCGGTTGAGCTGCTGAAGCGGGAAAAGACGGGGATCGGGAAACGCGGAGGCAAAAGGAACAACGGACGGGTCGCGGCTGGCCTGTAAGACGTCGAAGATGTAGGTATTGATATCCACCGCTTCGTCACGCATCACCTGAGCGGGTGGCGCAGGCTGTTGTGCGGTCGGGCGGGAGGCAACGTAATAGCCCGACTGCGGTCTGGCGACAATGCGCCCCTGACTTTCCAGCATCTGATACGCGTGGCCAACGGTCATAAAACTCATGCCGCTGCTTGCCACCTGCTCTCGCAGGGAAGGCAGCTTATCACCCGGCAGCCATACGCCAAGCTCAATCTGCGAGATAATTTGTTGCGCCAGACGCTGGTATTTTTTCATCAGATTCTCCTTATGACCGACAGTGTATATCAGCAGGAGAAAAAGAGAAGATTTAGCTAACTGTTATAGTCTGGAAGATGAATTACTTACGGTATTCGGTCACGTGGCTCTGAGCGGAATGCGCGGCGGCCAGGTGGTCGAGCGTGATCATCGGCGATTTGCAAAAAATGCATTTCGCGCCAAACGGGTTTTTCTCAGACACATCAAAGGCTGAGGTACGGTACTGCGAACCATGGCAGCATGGGCAGCGAAAATGGATATAAGAAGTCATAGGATTCTCCTGAAACGTTAAAACGTAAATTACTAATGGGCCGATTGGGCATAATGGTTTTAAACAAAACGAATCGGAATGTAGATAAAGACCCAAGAGAGGCTGCGGAGAGGCACAACGTGATGAGAACTGCTTTATAAAACTACGTCAGATATTTATTTGGACTCAAAACCAGAAGACCATTAACGCACGGCGCTGACGACAAAGCAAGCGGTTTAATGCGGAAAATTCATAAAAAGAATGTTTTTATTCCCTGATGCTCGTCCAGCTTTTTAAATATTGATGTTTACAATCCTCGACCATACATACATAACCACATGAAATATAAACATAATATATAACATTTTTTGCCTACTCATCTCACCAACCACAGAGTATTAACAACAGGCTAATGAACACTCTGCTACTTGTCTTGCTCAAGCAGGAATTGCGCCCTTACCTTACAGAAAGGAATTATCAATGAGTTGGAATAAAGACGCGGCTGTTTCTTACCTCCGCTCGCATGCGCTTGGACACTCTCATAACGAATGCGCGAAGTTTACACGTCGTGCCATAATCGCTGGCGGCATTACGCTTGAACGCACACATGATGCGAAGGATTATGGACCAAAACTTTTGCGTGCAGGTTTTAGGGAGGTTCCTCCCGGTTCGACGTTGCTTAGCGGAGATGTCGCTGTAATTCAGCCCTATCCTGGGGGAAATTCAAGCGGCCATATGACAATGTTCGACGGCACCCGGTGGATCTCAGATTTTACCCAGCTCAGTATGTACCCCGGGCCGGGTTACCGCCGCGCACAACCAACCTATAAGATTTACAGGATGAGTAGATGATGAGGGGGATTATAATTACTTTGCCGTTATTATTATCAGCTTGTACGTGCGTACCTCAGCAGAATGCTGCCGAACGAGCGGAAGAATTTTATTCCACATATCTGACGTTTTTTGCGGAAAGTGATAGTGAATACCCTCAGCTTAGAGAGTACGTTGCGGCAGATACACTATCCCGACTTAACGAGATAGAGTCGATTCCTGAACAGGAAATCCTGGGGTCAGATTATTTCGCTTATATTCAGGATTATGATCCCTCCTGGGTGAAGCGGCTTGAGGTTGGTGTGGCGCATCAGTTCATCAATGGCGAAGTTCTTCCTGTCAGGATTGGTATTGAGAACGGCGGGTTTCTTAATCTTGAAGTCTATATGCGTCGTGAAGACGGAAAGTGGAAAATTTACCGCGTGAGTGACGTAACCGATCGCTACGAGCACCCCATATTTAATGCTGGAGCAATTACTCGAGCAAAGTCATTAACGGAAAGCGGACTTTAAGCACATCTATAAATAATACACTGGCAAACTGTTATAGGTAAATATGCCGGGTCTGTTTCTGCAACCCAGAGCTGGCGCGGCTTAGAATGGCATCGACATAATTACATCGCGGAGTTTTGCATGTTTGGTTTAGATGCTTTTCACCTTGCACGGATACAGTTTGCCTTTACCGTATCCTTTCACATTATTTTCCCGGCCATCACCATTGGTCTCGCAAGCTACCTTGCCGTACTCGAAGGGCTGTGGTTGAAAACTAAAAATCCGGTCTGGCGCTCCCTGTACCATTTCTGGTCGAAGATTTTTGCCGTCAACTTTGGCATGGGCGTGGTCTCCGGGCTGGTGATGGCCTACCAGTTTGGCACCAACTGGAGCGGCTTTTCGCAGTTTGCGGGCAGTATTACCGGCCCGCTGCTGACTTATGAAGTGCTTACCGCCTTCTTCCTCGAAGCCGGTTTCCTCGGCGTAATGCTGTTCGGCTGGAACAAAGTCGGGCCGGGACTGCACT contains:
- a CDS encoding YbjP/YqhG family protein encodes the protein MMRGIIITLPLLLSACTCVPQQNAAERAEEFYSTYLTFFAESDSEYPQLREYVAADTLSRLNEIESIPEQEILGSDYFAYIQDYDPSWVKRLEVGVAHQFINGEVLPVRIGIENGGFLNLEVYMRREDGKWKIYRVSDVTDRYEHPIFNAGAITRAKSLTESGL
- a CDS encoding PLP-dependent aminotransferase family protein — its product is MKKYQRLAQQIISQIELGVWLPGDKLPSLREQVASSGMSFMTVGHAYQMLESQGRIVARPQSGYYVASRPTAQQPAPPAQVMRDEAVDINTYIFDVLQASRDPSVVPFASAFPDPRLFPLQQLNRSLANVSKTATAMSVIENLPPGNVDLRHAIARRYAQQGMNISPEEIVITAGALEALNLSLQAVTEPGDWVIVENPCFYGALQALERLKLKALSIATDVREGIDLNALEQALNEYPVKACWIMTNSQNPLGFTLSAEKKAQLVALLTQHNVPLIEDDVYSELYFGRDKPLPAKAWDRQDMTLHCSSFSKCLVAGFRIGWVAAGKHARRIQQLQLMSTLSTSSPMQLALVDYLATKRYDAHLRRLRRTLAERKQQAWQSLLRHMPAGVKIHHNDSGYFLWLELPAQLDAGLLSEKALTHHISIAPGKMFSTSDAWTPFFRFNTSWAWGEREEQAVIQLGKLISTMLE